CCGCTTCGTAACCCAGATCTCTCTATGCAACGTCGTTCCGTTGTTCTTCAATTGATGGAGGAACAAGGATATATAACGAGCGAAGAAAGAAATGAAGCCAAAGATGTGGTGTATGACTATTCTCCACCACCTAAGAAGCAACAGTATCTTGCGTTTATGGATTATGTTATGAGTGAAGCAGAGCGTGTTAGTGGATTATCGCAAGATGATCTGAATATCGGTGGATACAAAATCTATACGACAATGGATGCTAAGGCACAATTAGTCGTGGAGAAGGAATTCGCCGATGCTAGTAATTTTGAAGAGAGTGTGGATGATCAGCAAGTTCAAGGTTCTATGATCATCATGAATAATGAGAATGGAGCTGTGATTGCATTACTCGGTGGACGTGACTATGAGCGTAAAGGATACAGTCGTGTAACGGGTAGCCGTCGTCAACCTGGATCAGCTCTTAAGCCAATTGTATCTTATGCTCCTGCCTTAGATTCGGGCAGCGTTACAATCGATACACCTTTGAGTAATAGAGAGCAGTGTTTCGCAAATTATTGTCCTCGTAATCTTCATGGTTACTCGAATACCATAAGTATGGCAGAAGCGATCCAGAGATCTGAGAATATCCCTGCCGTGTGGCTACTGAATGAAATTGGTGTAAGCACAGGATTTAAGTTTGCGCAAAAACTCGGCATCAACATGGAGGCTGAGGACAAGAACTTGTCATTAGCGCTTGGTGGTATGAGTACAGGGACGAATACGTTGGAAATGACCCAAGCTTATAGTGCACTTGCTAATGGTGGAGTTCTTAATCCGGCTTACTCGATTAAGAGCATTGTTGATAGTGATGAAAAAGCTGTATATGAGCATAAAAATAAAGGAACACAAGTCATGAGTGAGAATACCTCCTATCAAATGACGCAGATGTTGCAGAATGTTGTCAATAGCGGTACAGGAAAAAAGGCTAAAATTAGTAGACCGGTTGCAGGTAAAACGGGTACAACACAGAGTGGTATCAAAGGTAACAGTTCTAACCGGGATGTGTGGTTCGTAGGTTATACACCTGAGCTTACCGCAGCGGTATGGATGGGCTACGATAAACCGGATAAAGATCATATGCTTCACAGAAGTAGCTCGCTTGCTGCCTCATTCTGGGGCAAGGTGATGGAACAAGCGGTCCAAGAGTTCGATTCTAAGAGCTTCCCTGTTCCTAAGAATGTGGAGCAAGTTGAGCCGGAGCCAGCCCCAGAACAGGAACCGGTTCCTGTGGCCAGTGTAAGTGGCTTAATTGCTTCTTATAATCCAGAGACTCAGATTGTATCCTTGTCATGGAATGCTTCTGCAGAAGCGAATGT
The nucleotide sequence above comes from Paenibacillus sp. IHBB 10380. Encoded proteins:
- a CDS encoding transglycosylase domain-containing protein; translated protein: MDKKETPRGRVTTTTKREVPKPKKKKRITKKRVFWTMFFTVAFAIFCALGGYLYITLSGEKLLMENADKLTVHENSKVYDRNGQLMGELSIQKSDPVEGDEIPKLLKDAFIATEDKRFMEHAGVDIWSIGRAAVKDVIARSAVEGGSTITQQLAKNVFLTRDKTFFRKATEVSIAMALERDKTKDEIITMYLNRINFGGQIYGIKAASEYYFGKSDLNKLKVWEMATLAAMPKGPSKYNPLRNPDLSMQRRSVVLQLMEEQGYITSEERNEAKDVVYDYSPPPKKQQYLAFMDYVMSEAERVSGLSQDDLNIGGYKIYTTMDAKAQLVVEKEFADASNFEESVDDQQVQGSMIIMNNENGAVIALLGGRDYERKGYSRVTGSRRQPGSALKPIVSYAPALDSGSVTIDTPLSNREQCFANYCPRNLHGYSNTISMAEAIQRSENIPAVWLLNEIGVSTGFKFAQKLGINMEAEDKNLSLALGGMSTGTNTLEMTQAYSALANGGVLNPAYSIKSIVDSDEKAVYEHKNKGTQVMSENTSYQMTQMLQNVVNSGTGKKAKISRPVAGKTGTTQSGIKGNSSNRDVWFVGYTPELTAAVWMGYDKPDKDHMLHRSSSLAASFWGKVMEQAVQEFDSKSFPVPKNVEQVEPEPAPEQEPVPVASVSGLIASYNPETQIVSLSWNASAEANVKYRVYRKESSEGSYSMITDSTSTEAEDLNALEGLTYDYYVRAIQSDSGVESEPSNTVQIMIELADIIEEPIEEPDPIEPPIDNNNNNNNNNGNGNGNSNGNGNGNTGIDNGMGNGTGNGNGNGEEVTPPGSETGNDTGIEEIPSDNTQTDPGTSTNGEPVDSYQPDTPDGGEVSGTTTP